The following are encoded in a window of Clostridium thermarum genomic DNA:
- a CDS encoding DUF2089 domain-containing protein: MEYKVISRCPVCSGKMKVIKLKCSNCDTVIENNFALSKFEYLSAEQLNFIETFVRCRGNIKDVERELGISYPTVRAKLDDVIDALGYEVVKKPSVESKKIIDMLERGEITADQALNMLKED; encoded by the coding sequence ATGGAATATAAAGTAATAAGCAGATGCCCTGTATGCAGCGGAAAAATGAAGGTAATAAAACTGAAATGCAGCAATTGCGATACAGTTATAGAAAATAATTTTGCCTTGTCTAAGTTTGAATATCTCAGTGCTGAACAGCTGAATTTCATCGAGACCTTTGTAAGATGCAGAGGCAATATCAAAGATGTTGAAAGAGAATTGGGTATTTCGTATCCCACTGTCAGGGCAAAGTTGGATGACGTCATTGATGCTCTAGGCTATGAGGTAGTAAAAAAACCTTCTGTGGAAAGTAAGAAGATTATTGATATGCTGGAACGGGGAGAAATCACTGCAGACCAGGCACTAAATATGCTCAAGGAAGATTAG
- a CDS encoding cell shape determination protein CcmA produces the protein MANDNNKDKFEGKSDLKISGSSTSQGGIFNNVKISGSATINGDIECVDMSTSGYSKVVGNISSGEISTSGMCKVSGNVEATLVKTSGTNHVGGNVKVEELRTSGTSKIGGDVQAGIIDISGSVSIGGNVHAENIVVSGLITIGGDCESERFETSGDFRIGGLLNAGTIKVRISGKSNVREIGGEKIEVQRLKHRGLMGIERIIKNLFNIEAKLNCESIEGDEIFLEDTSARIVRGNNITIGRGCEIDTVEYTGTLNTIEDAIVKNVRML, from the coding sequence ATGGCCAATGATAATAACAAAGATAAGTTTGAAGGAAAGTCAGATTTAAAAATATCCGGTTCCTCCACTTCTCAGGGGGGAATATTTAATAATGTTAAGATTAGCGGCAGTGCCACAATTAATGGTGATATAGAGTGCGTGGACATGAGTACCAGCGGCTATTCAAAGGTTGTAGGCAATATAAGCTCCGGTGAAATAAGTACCAGTGGTATGTGTAAAGTTAGTGGAAATGTTGAGGCTACACTTGTGAAAACAAGTGGTACAAATCATGTAGGCGGTAATGTCAAGGTTGAAGAATTAAGGACCAGCGGTACATCAAAAATTGGAGGGGACGTACAAGCAGGAATAATTGATATATCTGGAAGTGTAAGTATAGGGGGCAATGTGCACGCTGAAAATATAGTCGTTAGCGGATTAATAACCATTGGTGGTGATTGTGAGAGCGAGAGATTTGAAACCAGCGGAGATTTTAGAATTGGTGGATTACTTAATGCAGGAACTATTAAGGTTAGAATTAGTGGTAAAAGTAACGTAAGAGAGATCGGTGGAGAGAAAATAGAAGTGCAGCGATTAAAGCACAGGGGCTTAATGGGCATAGAAAGGATAATTAAAAATCTTTTCAACATTGAAGCTAAACTAAATTGTGAAAGTATTGAGGGTGACGAAATTTTCCTTGAGGATACAAGTGCAAGGATAGTGAGAGGAAATAATATCACAATTGGCAGAGGTTGTGAGATTGATACAGTAGAGTACACAGGAACCTTAAATACAATTGAGGATGCTATAGTGAAAAATGTAAGGATGTTATAA
- a CDS encoding YhbD family protein, with product MEEELISKKDLLRETGISYGQLYRWKRKNLIPEEWFIRKSVFTGQETFFPREKILERINRILNMKEGVSLDDLAQQFSAKTTELNIDKDLAISQNIVTQNIVFLYEGIYGEKESFSFDELLHMRMAEKYLLLGEISFEETKDLIITLQENYKSFKDKDYEIMLIRKFGVALALIAAVPSEVYTGQGGKLVLKATASAFIEELQSKIEQHNKNM from the coding sequence GTGGAAGAGGAACTGATATCCAAGAAAGATCTGCTTAGAGAAACAGGTATCTCCTATGGACAACTGTACCGATGGAAGAGAAAAAATCTTATCCCTGAAGAGTGGTTTATTAGAAAATCCGTCTTCACAGGCCAAGAAACCTTCTTTCCTAGAGAAAAAATACTGGAAAGAATCAATAGAATATTGAATATGAAAGAAGGTGTATCTCTAGACGACTTAGCACAACAGTTTTCTGCTAAAACAACAGAACTAAACATTGATAAAGACTTAGCTATTTCACAAAACATTGTTACGCAAAATATCGTATTTTTGTATGAAGGTATCTATGGAGAGAAAGAAAGCTTTAGTTTTGATGAATTACTCCATATGAGGATGGCTGAAAAGTACCTCTTGCTGGGAGAAATAAGTTTTGAAGAGACTAAGGATTTAATAATTACTTTACAGGAAAATTATAAGAGCTTCAAAGATAAGGATTATGAAATCATGCTGATAAGAAAGTTCGGTGTTGCACTTGCATTAATTGCAGCAGTACCTTCGGAGGTCTATACAGGCCAAGGAGGAAAGCTTGTGCTTAAAGCCACTGCGTCAGCTTTTATAGAGGAATTACAGTCAAAAATTGAACAACATAATAAAAATATGTAA
- a CDS encoding 2-oxoacid:acceptor oxidoreductase family protein: MATFEILFAGFGGQGILSMGKFLAYAGMEEGKNVSWLPSYGPEMRGGTANCSVIVSDEGVGSPVVTSPDILVVMNRPSLDKFEATIKPGGILIMDSDLVNREPIREDIKVIKIPAQTTAAELGSRTIANMVLMGALIDESAVVSLESMLKSLADHGKSSYFEINKKALEVYSSVKI; this comes from the coding sequence ATGGCAACCTTTGAAATTCTTTTTGCAGGCTTTGGAGGGCAGGGTATTTTATCTATGGGTAAGTTTCTTGCCTATGCAGGAATGGAGGAAGGAAAAAATGTTTCCTGGCTTCCATCCTATGGACCGGAAATGAGAGGCGGTACCGCTAACTGTTCCGTAATTGTTTCAGATGAAGGTGTAGGGTCACCGGTGGTTACTTCCCCAGATATATTGGTTGTCATGAATAGACCGTCTTTAGATAAATTTGAAGCAACCATAAAACCCGGTGGTATTCTTATTATGGATTCGGACTTAGTGAATAGAGAACCCATTAGAGAGGATATAAAAGTAATAAAGATACCTGCTCAGACTACTGCCGCAGAATTAGGCAGCAGAACTATAGCCAATATGGTACTCATGGGAGCGCTAATAGATGAATCCGCTGTAGTTTCACTAGAGTCAATGTTGAAGTCTTTGGCAGACCATGGTAAAAGCAGCTATTTTGAGATAAATAAAAAAGCCTTAGAAGTCTATAGTAGTGTTAAAATTTAA
- a CDS encoding thiamine pyrophosphate-dependent enzyme has protein sequence MAIVFEPTKALLDVPTHYCPGCTHGIIHRLIGEVIEELNILDKTIGVAPVGCSVLAYDYFACDMFQAAHGRAPAVATGIKRAQPDKVVFTYQGDGDLAAIGTAEIVHAAARGENIVSIFVNNCIYGMTGGQMAPTTLPCQVTETSPYGRDIKTQGHPIRVSEMIATLDGACYVERVSVDSVPNVIKTKKAIKKAFENAIAGKGFSMVEVLSICPTNWGLSTVESLKWLRENMIPYYALGVKKDLTNAEKAEEAR, from the coding sequence ATGGCAATAGTATTTGAACCAACTAAGGCACTGTTAGACGTACCTACTCATTACTGTCCCGGATGTACCCATGGAATAATCCATAGGCTGATTGGGGAAGTGATAGAGGAACTAAACATCTTGGATAAGACTATAGGGGTAGCTCCGGTAGGTTGCTCGGTTTTGGCTTATGACTATTTTGCCTGTGACATGTTCCAGGCTGCCCACGGCAGGGCTCCGGCAGTAGCTACGGGGATTAAAAGAGCGCAGCCGGATAAAGTGGTATTTACCTATCAGGGAGATGGAGACCTGGCTGCTATTGGTACTGCAGAAATTGTTCATGCAGCAGCAAGAGGAGAGAATATAGTAAGTATTTTCGTCAATAACTGCATATACGGTATGACCGGAGGACAGATGGCTCCAACCACGCTGCCATGTCAGGTAACGGAAACTTCACCCTACGGCAGAGATATTAAAACTCAAGGGCATCCTATAAGGGTTTCTGAGATGATAGCCACTCTGGATGGAGCATGTTACGTGGAAAGAGTCTCAGTAGATAGTGTTCCAAATGTAATTAAAACCAAGAAAGCTATAAAGAAGGCCTTTGAAAATGCAATAGCAGGGAAAGGATTTTCTATGGTAGAGGTATTATCTATATGTCCAACTAATTGGGGCTTATCTACGGTAGAATCTCTTAAATGGCTGAGAGAAAATATGATTCCATACTACGCGCTGGGTGTAAAAAAAGATCTGACAAATGCAGAAAAAGCAGAGGAGGCGAGATAA
- a CDS encoding 3-methyl-2-oxobutanoate dehydrogenase subunit VorB yields the protein MSEKVLMKGNEALGEAAIRANCQCFFGYPITPQTELAAYMSRRMPQVGRVFLQAESEIAAINMVYGAAGTGVRVMTSSSSPGISLKAEGISYIAGSELPCVIVNIVRGGPGLGGIQPAQSDYFQATKGGAHGDFNMPVYAPASIQEMVDLVQEAFDIADIYRTPCMIMGDGMLGQMMEPVEFKERAGRPLPEKDWAASGLGNRKVHNVINSLHLNPEELEKHNNKLQAKYQLIKEREVRYETYNCQESCDIILVAYGTTARICRNTIKMAETEGIKVGLIRPITLWPFPVEAFEKTINNTLYGYLSVEMSCGQMVEDVRLAVNGRKQVNFYGRSGGMVPRPQDILEKIEAIVEKKQCDEQGRAV from the coding sequence GTGAGTGAAAAAGTATTAATGAAAGGCAATGAGGCCTTAGGTGAGGCTGCTATAAGGGCTAACTGTCAGTGTTTCTTTGGATATCCAATTACACCGCAGACAGAGCTAGCTGCATATATGTCAAGGAGAATGCCTCAGGTTGGAAGAGTATTCTTACAGGCAGAAAGCGAAATTGCTGCAATAAATATGGTATATGGTGCTGCCGGAACCGGAGTAAGAGTTATGACTTCCTCCTCCAGCCCTGGAATAAGCTTAAAGGCTGAAGGTATATCCTATATCGCCGGAAGTGAGCTTCCCTGCGTCATAGTAAATATAGTAAGGGGAGGCCCGGGGCTTGGTGGAATTCAACCTGCCCAGTCAGACTATTTTCAGGCTACAAAGGGTGGCGCTCATGGAGATTTTAATATGCCTGTATATGCGCCGGCTTCAATTCAAGAAATGGTAGACCTTGTGCAAGAGGCTTTTGATATAGCTGATATCTATAGAACTCCCTGTATGATTATGGGAGACGGAATGCTTGGACAAATGATGGAACCGGTAGAATTTAAGGAAAGGGCAGGAAGACCTTTACCGGAGAAGGACTGGGCTGCTTCAGGTCTTGGCAACAGAAAAGTGCACAATGTGATTAACTCCTTGCATCTTAATCCTGAAGAACTAGAAAAGCACAACAATAAGCTCCAGGCTAAATATCAGCTTATAAAGGAAAGAGAAGTAAGATATGAGACGTATAACTGCCAGGAAAGCTGTGACATAATACTTGTAGCCTATGGAACAACCGCCAGAATCTGCAGAAACACTATTAAAATGGCGGAAACTGAAGGCATAAAAGTTGGACTTATCAGACCAATTACCCTATGGCCATTTCCTGTAGAAGCTTTTGAAAAAACAATAAATAATACCCTTTATGGTTATCTTTCCGTTGAAATGAGCTGTGGACAGATGGTAGAGGATGTTAGATTGGCAGTTAACGGCAGAAAGCAGGTTAATTTTTATGGAAGGTCCGGTGGTATGGTTCCTCGCCCTCAAGACATCTTGGAGAAAATTGAAGCTATTGTTGAGAAAAAACAATGTGATGAGCAGGGGAGGGCTGTATAA
- a CDS encoding 4Fe-4S dicluster domain-containing protein: protein MPKVMFREERCKGCGHCIAVCPKKIIGFSDRLNNKGYHPAYIPEGRMKECIGCASCGRMCPDLVITVEK from the coding sequence GTGCCTAAAGTTATGTTTCGAGAAGAAAGATGTAAGGGCTGTGGACATTGTATAGCAGTGTGCCCTAAAAAGATTATAGGATTTTCAGACAGGCTAAATAATAAAGGATACCATCCGGCCTATATACCAGAGGGTAGGATGAAGGAGTGTATCGGATGTGCCTCCTGTGGAAGAATGTGTCCAGATCTAGTTATTACGGTGGAGAAGTAG
- a CDS encoding ATP-binding protein has protein sequence MSRIRIFTGHFGSGKTEIAINFARGLALQNIKTCLVDIDIVNPYFCVRDLREELEEVGIRLIASNPHFSNAELAVVPAEVVSVFNDKSRHVIIDVGGDDSGAAVLGRYYQYFTLEPYEMYFVINNNRPFTSNLEDTKEYIKTIERASRLKVTHLISNTNMSYETTVEDILKGDKLAGELSKELNIPYRYTVCKRDFIDEIKGKVAGEILPIDIYMRPEWL, from the coding sequence ATGAGTAGAATAAGGATTTTTACAGGTCACTTTGGTAGTGGGAAGACAGAGATTGCAATTAACTTTGCAAGGGGGTTGGCCTTACAAAACATAAAAACCTGTTTGGTAGACATCGATATCGTTAATCCGTATTTCTGCGTAAGAGACTTAAGAGAAGAATTAGAAGAAGTGGGGATTAGGTTAATAGCATCTAATCCCCATTTTTCAAATGCAGAATTAGCGGTAGTTCCGGCAGAAGTGGTTTCGGTCTTTAACGATAAGAGCAGGCATGTTATAATAGATGTAGGAGGTGATGATTCAGGAGCGGCAGTGTTAGGAAGGTATTATCAGTACTTTACACTGGAACCTTATGAAATGTATTTTGTCATAAATAATAATAGGCCTTTTACCTCTAATTTAGAGGATACGAAGGAATATATAAAGACTATAGAAAGAGCCTCAAGGTTAAAAGTAACCCACCTAATATCCAATACGAATATGTCCTATGAAACTACAGTGGAGGACATACTAAAGGGGGATAAACTAGCAGGGGAGCTTTCAAAAGAACTTAATATACCTTACAGGTATACAGTTTGTAAAAGAGATTTTATAGATGAGATAAAGGGAAAGGTTGCGGGAGAGATCCTGCCCATAGATATTTATATGAGGCCTGAGTGGCTTTAG